Proteins co-encoded in one Acidobacteriota bacterium genomic window:
- a CDS encoding Na+/H+ antiporter, producing the protein MESVASLHAIERVVLLLLVMVAAFAVIAHRLKTPYPIVLVLAGLLLSFMPHMPRIPLNPNFVFVIFLPPLLYSAAWTVSWRDFRRNLLIISLLAVGLVGFTVWGVAVFSEHFITALDWKAGFLLGAVLSTTDAIAATSVAKSLGLPRRIVDILEGESLLNDATGLLALEIGLSLLARGDLPTLGESLGRLAYMIVGGLGIGLLIGLVVAWFEKFVDNGPVELVLSLIVPYAAYLAGEEAKASGVLAVVACGLYVSRQSARIFSPAVRIQVTGAWQAMTFVLNGIVFLLIGLQMPYVLAGIQGGYSMVTLLEYGAAFSAILIALRMIWVAPAVWLANFKNWLKQRNEHISQRETFVIGWTGMRGVIALAAAVSVPEMINGQEFGPRNLIVFLTFMVILVTLVLQGLTLPSVIRALGLEGETGMEPEEREARRLALKEALGYLEQGRQGKSEAYAHAYDDLIDRYEHRLAELIEDESEHGATKSQVYQELVRAARGALEAERKTIIHLRDEGAISDDVLRKMERVLDLEESKYQIS; encoded by the coding sequence TTGGAGTCGGTAGCGAGTCTCCATGCAATCGAACGGGTGGTGCTTCTGCTGCTGGTGATGGTGGCCGCGTTTGCGGTGATCGCCCACAGGTTGAAGACACCGTATCCGATCGTGCTTGTGCTGGCAGGGCTTCTGCTCAGCTTTATGCCGCACATGCCGCGTATCCCGCTCAACCCAAATTTTGTCTTTGTAATCTTTCTTCCGCCGCTGCTTTATTCGGCGGCATGGACTGTCTCATGGAGAGACTTCAGGCGAAATCTTCTGATCATCTCGCTGCTTGCCGTGGGGCTGGTTGGGTTCACGGTGTGGGGCGTTGCGGTGTTTTCCGAGCACTTCATCACGGCGCTCGACTGGAAGGCCGGCTTCCTGCTGGGCGCGGTCTTGTCCACGACCGACGCAATTGCCGCGACATCGGTGGCCAAATCGCTCGGGCTGCCGCGGCGTATCGTCGACATTCTTGAAGGCGAGAGCCTGCTGAACGATGCGACCGGCCTGCTCGCTTTAGAGATTGGGCTGAGCTTGCTTGCGCGCGGCGATCTCCCGACGCTTGGTGAAAGCCTGGGAAGGCTGGCCTACATGATTGTAGGAGGGCTGGGGATCGGCCTGCTGATCGGTCTGGTCGTTGCCTGGTTTGAAAAGTTCGTTGACAACGGCCCGGTGGAACTGGTGTTGAGCCTGATCGTTCCTTATGCGGCATATCTTGCAGGCGAAGAAGCGAAGGCTTCAGGTGTGCTCGCGGTTGTGGCATGTGGGCTCTATGTGAGCCGCCAGAGCGCAAGAATCTTCTCGCCCGCCGTGCGCATACAGGTGACGGGCGCGTGGCAGGCGATGACGTTTGTCCTGAACGGTATCGTCTTTCTGCTGATCGGCCTCCAGATGCCCTATGTGCTGGCCGGAATTCAGGGTGGCTACAGCATGGTGACGCTGTTGGAATACGGCGCCGCCTTCAGCGCCATCCTGATCGCACTGCGGATGATCTGGGTTGCGCCGGCTGTATGGCTGGCGAATTTCAAGAACTGGTTGAAGCAGCGAAATGAACATATCTCGCAACGCGAGACCTTTGTGATTGGATGGACGGGGATGCGCGGCGTTATCGCGCTGGCCGCCGCGGTCTCTGTGCCGGAGATGATCAATGGGCAGGAGTTCGGCCCGCGCAACCTGATCGTCTTTCTCACGTTCATGGTGATCCTGGTCACGCTGGTGTTGCAGGGGCTGACGTTGCCGTCAGTGATCCGCGCTCTCGGTCTGGAGGGTGAGACCGGCATGGAGCCCGAAGAGCGCGAGGCGCGAAGGCTCGCTCTGAAGGAGGCCCTCGGATATCTGGAGCAGGGCCGGCAGGGAAAGAGCGAAGCCTATGCTCACGCGTATGACGACCTGATCGACCGTTACGAGCATCGCCTCGCCGAGTTGATCGAAGACGAATCGGAGCACGGAGCCACCAAATCGCAGGTCTACCAGGAGCTGGTGCGTGCGGCGCGCGGCGCACTTGAAGCGGAGCGCAAGACGATCATCCACCTGCGTGACGAGGGAGCGATCTCCGACGATGTGCTTCGCAAGATGGAGCGCGTGCTCGACCTGGAAGAGAGCAAATACCAGATCAGTTAG
- a CDS encoding CPBP family intramembrane metalloprotease, with amino-acid sequence MQEDLPVTPEHTTAHNEHSPVFFGPYGLRAGWSIVIAIVMLVVFFKCMNGVLQATHLVSPHTMEHAPGPLPVFVLEVSGFLVAALVTWVMAKIEDRPISIYGLGDDKKIVRLLSGAITGLAAISLLVFFLLKANLLVIDRRLLFGGDAFRYALLWIPGFLAIGFFEEYLFRGFLQYTLARGLAGLAPRISAKIDPRAFGFWAAAALISFGFGAVHGSNPGESPAGLICAGLASLLFCFSLWRTGSLWWAIGLHAAWDYGQSFLFGVADSGTFVGHRLLATHPVGTPLLSGGATGPEGSVYCLPVLALLALLVHFTQPRNASDYATKMPLPPPASSAEDGTALAN; translated from the coding sequence TTGCAAGAAGATCTTCCCGTCACCCCAGAGCACACGACCGCGCACAACGAGCACTCGCCCGTCTTCTTCGGTCCTTATGGCCTTCGCGCCGGATGGAGCATCGTAATCGCCATCGTCATGCTCGTCGTCTTCTTCAAGTGCATGAACGGTGTGTTGCAGGCAACTCACCTTGTCTCGCCACATACGATGGAACACGCTCCCGGACCGCTGCCGGTCTTCGTGCTTGAGGTCTCAGGGTTCCTTGTTGCGGCGCTGGTCACCTGGGTGATGGCGAAGATCGAAGACCGACCTATCAGCATCTACGGTCTTGGCGACGATAAAAAGATCGTCCGGCTGCTGAGTGGCGCCATCACCGGACTCGCGGCCATCTCTCTGCTTGTTTTCTTTCTGCTCAAGGCGAATCTGCTCGTCATCGACCGGCGGCTTCTCTTCGGCGGCGACGCCTTCCGCTACGCTCTGCTGTGGATTCCCGGCTTCCTGGCCATCGGTTTCTTTGAGGAGTACCTCTTCCGCGGATTTCTGCAATACACGCTCGCCCGCGGCCTGGCTGGACTTGCTCCACGCATCTCGGCGAAGATTGATCCACGTGCCTTCGGTTTCTGGGCCGCAGCCGCACTGATCTCGTTCGGCTTTGGGGCCGTGCATGGCTCCAACCCCGGAGAGAGTCCCGCCGGGCTTATTTGTGCGGGGCTTGCTTCCCTGCTCTTCTGCTTCAGCCTTTGGCGCACGGGTTCGCTTTGGTGGGCCATTGGACTTCACGCTGCGTGGGACTACGGCCAGTCATTCCTCTTCGGAGTTGCCGACAGCGGGACCTTCGTTGGACATCGTCTGCTCGCAACGCATCCCGTTGGGACGCCGCTGTTGAGCGGTGGGGCCACTGGCCCCGAAGGCAGTGTCTACTGCCTTCCTGTGCTTGCGTTGTTGGCGTTGCTCGTTCACTTCACCCAGCCGCGCAACGCCTCCGATTACGCGACGAAGATGCCCCTGCCTCCGCCAGCATCCTCTGCCGAAGACGGCACCGCGCTCGCTAACTGA
- a CDS encoding phosphoesterase translates to MDCRVFYHDKCFDGACSASVFTRFHRECVKTASTFSYHGLVHRAGALFNESDFIDGDNAIVDFKYSTSKKVTWWFDHHLSAFLTPEDQADFERGQANGSQAMRKFYDATYTSCTGLIMDVAAQKFGFRTEGLEELRYWADIVDGAKYENAKAAVEMAAPAMKLTAVIESTQDDTLVKRLIPLLTEMPLQEVLDQSFVQELLGPLMERHWAGLELIKSRASLDRGVIAFDITDHPTEGYNKFIPYYLFPEGTYNVGLSKSSFRTKVAVGTNPWTRLSEKKLANLAEICERYGGGGHARVGAVSFPPDREDDARKAAGEIAVELRAREISV, encoded by the coding sequence TTGGATTGCAGAGTTTTCTATCACGACAAGTGTTTCGACGGAGCCTGCTCGGCTTCAGTATTTACCCGCTTTCACCGTGAGTGCGTGAAGACGGCGTCGACGTTTTCCTACCATGGCCTGGTGCATCGCGCGGGAGCTCTCTTCAACGAGAGCGACTTCATCGACGGCGACAATGCGATCGTCGACTTCAAGTACTCCACTTCGAAGAAGGTGACATGGTGGTTCGATCACCACCTGAGCGCGTTCCTGACTCCTGAAGACCAGGCTGACTTTGAGCGCGGACAGGCCAACGGCTCCCAGGCGATGCGGAAGTTCTACGACGCGACCTACACCTCGTGCACGGGGCTGATCATGGATGTCGCCGCACAGAAGTTCGGCTTCCGCACCGAGGGGCTTGAAGAGCTGCGCTACTGGGCAGACATCGTCGATGGAGCGAAGTATGAGAACGCTAAGGCTGCCGTTGAGATGGCTGCTCCCGCGATGAAGCTGACGGCGGTGATTGAGAGCACGCAGGACGATACGTTGGTGAAGCGCCTGATTCCTCTGCTCACGGAGATGCCACTGCAAGAGGTGCTCGATCAGTCGTTTGTGCAGGAATTGCTGGGGCCCTTGATGGAACGCCACTGGGCGGGGCTGGAACTGATCAAGTCCCGGGCGTCTCTCGACAGGGGCGTGATTGCCTTCGACATCACCGACCATCCCACGGAGGGCTACAACAAGTTCATCCCGTACTACCTGTTTCCTGAGGGAACGTACAACGTGGGGCTCAGCAAGTCGTCTTTCCGGACGAAGGTCGCTGTGGGGACGAATCCCTGGACCAGGCTCTCTGAGAAGAAACTGGCGAACCTGGCGGAGATCTGCGAGCGTTACGGTGGCGGCGGGCACGCGCGTGTGGGAGCGGTCAGCTTTCCACCCGACCGTGAAGACGACGCACGCAAGGCTGCCGGAGAGATTGCCGTCGAACTGCGAGCCCGAGAAATATCCGTCTGA